CCGGATCAAGGAACTCATAAAGACCAAGGTATGTTCTCTGAAGCCTGTGATGACTTCGCTAATAACTAATTTTTAATAGGGCATCAAGTTGCCCCTGCCGAGCTAGAGGCTTGTATTCTGACTCATACATCTGTTTCTGATTGTGCTGTTATTGGGGTCAGGGACGAGCGTGCTGGCGAAGTTCCAAAGGCCATCGTGGTTCGAAGTGTCGATTCTCTATCGAAAACAGAGGAGGACCTGGCACTGGATATCGCAAAACTTGTAGAGGACAGGAAAGCGAGGTATAAATGGCTGAAGGGCGGAGTCAAATTCATTGATTCAATCCCAAAAAGCCCACGCGGCAAGATTCTGCGTAGGATCTTGCGGGATCAAGAAAATCAGGCAATCACGCAGGCTGCGAGAGAAGAGCGGGCCAAGCTGTGAAACTGCTTGGCAGTgagatgtgttatttgtTATTTCGTATGTAGATAAAACTTGATTTGTGCCAATGCGGGCTTGCGTAATTGAGTTAATTCGTTGAGAAGGTTGGCCTTACGCAGCCACGGCGGGCAAGATGGCCAAGAATGGTGCCGAATATGTGAGGCTGCGCAATAATGGTCCGGGTGCTGTTACCCCTGACACAACAAGAATTTCGCTTTGTTCCTACCGGCCTAACAGCTCCCGAGCAGGGCTCTTCGTGGAATGCCCATATAAAGGCTAAATTGAAGCTCTAATTAAAGATAATCGGCCCCAGTAGGTCTTGGGTAAGGAGGTGGGTGATATATAACCCAGTGATCGGAATGGTCTGGTATGAGTTGGGATTGGTATGGTAAATACCGCCAAGACTTGGTATGGCTTGAAGAAATCTCAATACCATGGTATTACCAGCATATCAAGTCATACCAGTAAGGCTAAATGGGCTAAAAATAGGCTGAGTTGGTGGCGCTAGGCAGCTGGGTTATGACCAAACTGGCTAGcacctcaaggtcaagaattTTCTCGGCTTAGAACTTACAATCCTACAACACGTAGTTGACCCATTTACGGTATTGAGGTATCACCTATGGAATCTCCAGTTCCAACCTTGCCGTCCTCTCTGGCTACAGGCTCAACGCCATTATCCTTCAAGACTCCTACACCGTCGCCTGCTCCCATACTACCGTACCTGTCTCGACGCCATCACTTGCTCCCCTTCAGTATCCCGAGCATCAATGAAGTCGATGATGACGTGGCGGAATGGGGGGTCCTGGTGTTGGTAGCTCTCACATTCAATCCGGCAATTTGTGGAGAAATCATGACCCAGATCAGGCGCTCTAAAAATTTCCATATGCGGTAATGTGCCAGCGGTGCGGTTCTAACGTATTTCCCCACCACCCCGTACACCCCTAGACCTCGCACACTTTTCCCACCAAAAGCTAgtatttataactataaaagtaaaatacttataaaatagctatttaaataaaataagacGTTTTAGGATATTTAAAGGTTAaattttcttcttataatataaaatattttatatataagttattacttaagttatataaactttaatatttaatatttttacTCCTTAAACAGAGAAAACGCTGTTAATGCCTTTATTTTAGGCGGAAAGTGGTGCTGTTTTTGGAGGCTTTAGCAGTGCGGGGCCAGATAACAACAAGAGGGGGAGGACATGTACTATATACTTATGCTGCCCCTGACGCACTGATCCCTGTACATGCCAGGGCCGCTGCGGAAAAGACACACATCCCCATTTTGGTCCCCCTCCATCAGCGACTAGGTGTCTAATTTCAGCATCCTTTATGCTCTTTGTGTCTTCCGCTGCTTACAAGTCATGCTGACCGCGTCAAGAGCATTACTTGCCGCCCGGGGTCGATCTGCGCGAGCATGCCGTGAACTTCTTAGACCATAAATGGCGGCATCGACCACGTTTGAATCCTTCGTCTATCTGCTCTCCCTCTCGTTCACTTTCTTCACTGGTCCTTACACTCATTCCATTTCTCGCCGCTGTTCTTGATCACCAGCCTGCTTACCTTTATTGAATGCCAGACCCGATGACCACCAGCGCGACTACGGCCAGAAATGGTCTGCATCAATGCCATGCATCTTTCCTCGAGCGCTTCAATGCCAGACAAGCTCAAAGTCGAGCCGCAAAGCAGAAACCCACGCTCTCGGTGGAGGAACATGCTGCTCACCGCGCGCAGCTCGGCAACGTGCGTTTCATCAAGCCCAGATACTCTGAGCAGACCGAGATCAACGTCAGCGGCATCTTTAATAAATGGAGGCGGTATGTGATAAATACCCCCATCGCTTCCCTGTAACCTTGTTTGTGTACTGACCTCCTTGTGCACAGCTACTGCGTTGACATGAAGGTCGGCGAGTGGAAGGCGACGCTCGAGAACCTCGACCGTGGGACGACGCAAGACTTCCTCCTCTACATTTGCGAGCGATACAAGATCACATCATGGGGCAGCGGACACGAGTACATTCGCCAGTTCCAACAGCTTTACACAACAGTAAATGGCCAGTATATGGATCGGAACGACACCAAGGAAGTGTATAAGGTATGTCGGAAGTCCTTTCTGCCTGGCTGTAGCGGTACACCAGANNNNNNNNNNNNNNNNNNNNNNNNNNNNNNNNNNNNNNNNNNNNNNNNNNNNNNNNNNNNNNNNNNNNNNNNNNNNNNNNNNNNNNNNNNNNNNNNNNNNGCTTGGGCCTATTCTTGAGCTCTAGTAACAGGCAATCAGTATTATCGCAGCGTACTTGTCCCACGATTCGGACACCGCCCGCCAAACATCGATGGCAAGCCGGTACTCAACGTCGATAACCTACGAGTCATCCTGACGTTCAATATCGCATACGATACAACCGTCTTTCCAGGGGAACGGCACCGCATCAACCTCGCTGGCTGCTACCAGCTCCTGTGCTATACGGGCGCACGTCCGGCCGAGCTGGTAGATGGTGAGCGTCAGAAGCCAAAGGACGGTTCTATCCAAGAACTTTTTGGTCAGAATGCAGTCCAGttgtcttcttcagcaagCAGTGAAGAGCAGGAAAGCCCTGCGGATGAACACTCTAAAGTTCTTAATAGCCTTCTCTGCCAAGAGACTTTAGGGCGCGGCCGCCCTAAAGCCCTTTGCTACGAGGATATCCAGATGATGATTGTTCGACACCCGGCCACTGGACGATGTATACCAGCCATGGCCATCAAGTTCGTTCATCATAAAGGCGCTGACAATAAACCTAAGCCGTAAGTTTCTTATGCTTATCGTCCCAAACAGTAAGTATTGGGGCATTCTGTATATTAATAATCGCTCTAGTACCATCTTCTACTTTACGCCTACAAGAAAGTTACTCTTCTGTGCTGTTTCTACGGTTCTTGCTCTCGCTCTCCACGATAATGCATTCGATGCTCCGAGCTTAACTGATGCAGCTGCTATATTCAGATTACAGCCACCGCGCTTTAAGCACTGCATCCCGCTCCGATGGAAGAAGTCTATATTAAAGACCCCAATCTTTCGCCGATATCGTGGCACTGAGCTCTCTGCTGGTGAGACCATGCTGTACTCCAAGCTTAGAGACGACATAGGTCAACAGAGTCTTGATTCAGGGCATGAAAGGAAATGGACACCTAGGTTCGCTAGGAGAGGCGCCGGCAACGCGGCTAACGGTGCGTATTTGAACTGCAAATATCCCCAAATGTCGGCTTTGTCGCCATGCCATCATTGTTCCCTTTACTGACTGTATTTCTCACAGGAGACGCACCTGACTCCGTTCGCGATCAGATGATGCGCCAAGATCCCCGATTTATGACCTTTCAGAGCGCGTACCTCAACGAGATTGCCAACTTCGACCTCCAGAACGCGTTCctagaagaagagaaggagagccAGCTGTTTCGACTATTTGCACACGTTAGCCTTACGCGCGATCCTCGAGCTACGGCAGACATGGTGCCCGACGAAGTCTGGGCCAACCTGGCACCAGACCCGGAAATTGTCGAGCTTGAAGAACAACGTGCACAATTAAAGCAGGGCAAATATCGCATCGTAGGCCGTGATAACGAGGAAGAAATCCGACGGCTCAGCAATAAAATCCGAACGAAGAGAGCATGTCGCGAAAAGCAGGTCGTCAAGGAATACCGCGAGGATTACTTCTACCACCGTCCCACTTGGGACATTGAGCAGCAGGCACGgggcgaggaagaggaggagtacATAGAACCTACTATCGATGTGCATATACCAGAACGCAACCGGCTAGCAAATATTCTTTGCCATCAGCCGGATAGTCTAACAGAAGGCCAGATTCTCGAGCGAAGGATTGAGGCAATTCAACTTATGGTGGCTCTTTGCGACAAACGCGAGACCGCCAAGCGTCGCTACATCCAGCAAAATATCAAAGCTCAATCTCACATCAAAATCGAACATACCGAAGCGGACATTCAGCCTTCACTTAGCGTCAATCGATTTCCTCTCCTTATGCAACCCGGACAATGCCCAGACTGTATAGGTGACGAGCGGCTCTCTCTCGAGGAGCGTACGTTTGCATATTGCCGTCCGACCGTCAGGAATGATCACTTTGATGACCAGCACTTGCTCGAGCGCGAGAGGGCACTGCAACGTGGTGAGAAGATGGTGTGTACGCACCCTGCCTGTCGCACCCAAAACCAAGGGCAAAATCTCGAATTTCATGATATGGATCATTTTAGGGCCCACGTGCAGACAATTCATTGCGTGACGCTACGATCATCGTGCCAAGTGGAGCAAAGGCGGGTGCGCAAGCTGAGGCGTCGAAAGATGGTTAAAGAATAACCATTATGGTAAGTTGGGCGCCATAGATACAGTTAATTACAGTAAAAGATAGAATAGTAGGGTATCTCAATTCAATCTCATTGGATTAGTATGGCTCGATCGACTTCCTTATATAGTTTTTACGCAAGGCTTAAACCTGCTGGTTAACATCATCCAGTACGGCATTATCTTTCCTTGAGTACTCTACTTAGTCTATATTAGTAGAGAGAAACTTATAGGTGCTGGGTTTTAAATCAGATGCTACAGATGTACTCGTAGGGAAAGAACTGTTAGTTCGGTAGCAATAATATACCTGTCACAGATGGACTAGTAGAGGGAAGCCACTGGAATggtatgtatgtatgtatgtatgtatgtatgtatgtatgtatgtgtATTTTTCGTCTGGGTGGCTGTAACGAAGCCAAATCTCCTACTGGAGCAAAagacgtgctgagctagcTAGGTACAGGATACCCCGCTTCCTTCACCATCCAGCATACCAATGGCACAAAAGGTGCTGTATTTCTCAAGCCCGTCACCCGTCAGCGGGTTCGAGGGCAATCTATTGTCGAACTTTTTCCACCGACCAGAATTCTCTCGCGCATCACTACATCTGCTGACGCAGTCCACAATCTCTAGAAACCAAGTTGTAGCTCGTAGTCGACTGTCGCGGCGGCAGGGAAAAACCTCGGGAAGGGATCAGAGGCCGACGGTGCGGCTTGCCTTTAAAGGAGAAAAACCCATCGCAATCGGCGTCGTTGATCGGAAGGATGTCGCTACGAATGCCCGGGGCATCGCCCTCCGATATCTAAGGCGTTCTGGTTCTGAGGTGCCGCCATTAGATCCGACAAAGGTGTTGTCAGAGAAGGCGAACTCTCCAAAATTCCTTCTCTGAAAACTGCTGTTAGGGAGCCGATAGCGTCCCCGCAGTTTTTGTGTGGTCGCGTGGCCTGCAGAAAATCCCGCTCCTAGCACCGCACTAACAGTGCGTGCCAAGAAAGAATTTTTACAGGAGAGAGTTGAGCCACTGGAATGGTAGCAATAGTGTACTAGTCGTGTAGGGTCAGTATTTAGACCCTTGTATCCTGGTTGAAGTGTAGCAGTAGGAGTTGACTGGTCGGGCTAGTTAGCCAGGACTGGTATAGAGGATATATTAGTCTTACTTTGCCTGTAGACTAGTCTAGGAAAATAGACTATTCCAATGCGACTAGTATACCTCGAGCTGTATAAATGGTCTAGGAAGAACAAGATAGGGTACTGGTATAATTATCCTAGTATAAGGGATTGCCTAGTAGAAAAAAAGCATTTTACAGGTATAACTTACTACTAATATAACCAAGTCAGTATAAAGAATCTACCTAATAGCTTTAAGAAGGTTACTTTTAAAATAGCTAAGCctaatatattcttataataaattatttactTAGCATTAACTTAAAAAGCTATCCATAGcaaataataattattaataactaacTTTCCACTAGAGTTTTTCCTAGGTACCTATCCCTCTAGACTATGATATCCCTTTCCTGAACTCTTATTGCTCCTTTGGCATGCAACATCTGCAGCTGTTACAAGCACAGGTAATGGAAAGCTTTCATTCTACCGTGCTCTGTTAGTTACAGTAAGAGCATTACACCAGTAAGATACTGACCTTTTCCTGCTCAGATAGAGGCAATGCTCTATCAGTAGACTTAAACTCATACTTTTTACCTTTACGGCGTATACAAATATATACTTCAGCGTTATAAATCTGGTATATATTGAGGCCGTTATTCTTAAGTGTGCTCCATTTCTTCTTAAAGTTCTCGTTACTGCGGTCTCTTTTCTTCACGCAAGTATTCTCATTGGCTGCCATTACGATCAAAGGGGAAGGTAATGCCAAAATATTAATTAGATAGCAGACATATGTATATATGCGTGATATATTCTTGCTTCGAATTTTGCAGTTTCAGGGACTCTTTTTGGCTCCATACATTGAATAATGATTGATTATTTGCTTTATGTTTTGGCTTAGTTCTGTATACGTCATCTCTACAAGGAGGCCAGTTTTAGCTCCTCGGCCCATTTTGCGCACAGCATGGGTGCCGTTCTTAGCTCCCTGTCGACACAAGTCAAGCCTGGCTAAGCTAACGAAAGCAGAACTGCCATCCCAGCTTTCAGCCACCCCTGTCACTAACCCCACACAGACCAAAATTGCATCTGTCTAACCCAAACTCCTTCCTTGCCTACTTTAACCCTAAGACATAGCTTCTCACTATTTATTACCAGGTCACTTTAGAGTACATGCTTTCTCCTCTTACGCAACAGACTTAAATCCTCACTTTTCTATGCCACTACACTTAGTAAATAATATGCATCCCCGCAAAAGGCTTTGTGCGCCTATCTACTTTGAACCTGAAATAATAAAGGATTCTGCTATAACGAAGCTTGATGCACTAGAGAATCTCAAGCTAAGTCAAGAATGGGTTAATAATTCTATATTTTTAAACGAGGATGGGTCTTTCTCACATCAGGTTCTTAACAAAAGATCCATTCAAGTTTATACACAGAAAGCTTCTCTACTTATAACTACACTCTTTTACTCACTAGGATCAAAAGACTCAGAAGAAGCACCGAGACTACAAGAACAAAGGCTACGCAGTGCTCGACGCCAACTGCTAGTCTCGCTCCTAGCGCACGCGTGGCTATGGGGAAGGCCCAAAGTGTTAGATAACAAAGGTAATCTGGTCCCTTATGAAAAAAGGAGAGTACTTGCCCCCCAGGATATTCTGAATTTCTTTATTAAGGTTCGGGCTCGTGAGGCAAGTTATACCTATAAAGAAGTACGGGAATTTCTAGATAAAGGCATACAAAAGGTTTTTTTATATGAGGATATATCTAAGTGGAACGCAACAGGGGTTATTGCATGTCTGAGGTGGGATCAATCCCATAACCTACATAATGGGGGCCCATGGTGCTCTTGTCGGCTCGAGAGGAAACTCCCACCACCTTACCAAGAAGTATCCCTGGTCAATGGCTCGGTTTGGGACGTCAATTTAGACCCTGATGACTTGAAGAAAATGGAGTAAAATACAGTGGAGGAGTTCCACCTCTGGATCAGCTGAGATCACTCGGGGCTTCCCGACTGACTCGTTCATTGGCTTATTCGGAAGGTCACATCGAGGCTGTGCTGAGAATCAAGGAACACATAGAGGGCTTGACTTTCACTACATTTGTCATATTATCATCCTATAGTGCCCCGACAGTTGTAGTCAATGAGCTGAACCACCTCATATTTAGGAAATTGAAAGCATGAAGTTCCCAATATTCAACCTTTCATAAATTATTCTAGAGACACATTTGCttgtttcttgtttctgTATATCGCGGGGTTTCATGGGTAATGTGCCTCACTGCCTCTTGATCCAGGAGCCACGTCATTATCAGCATGGGCTAGAAGCTGCTTCCGTGGCCGCTGGTCCGACAACAAGTCATAATAAGACACGATTGTCAAAAGCTGAAACCCCGGTTCGAGTATGGTCACACGTTAAGGCGCAGCTGGAATTGTGTAGTCCAGTTTGTATGCTCGGTGGGTGAAAGCTAACTCTATACTACACCTATCAGACGTCGTAGAGGCAAGAAAAGATGCAAGCTCATGCGAGGAAGGGGAGAAGCTTGCAGGACAAGGAGGGCGAAGTGAAACTGTATTTAGAAGTCCGAGCTGATCTGCAACAACTGTTGGATGGATATATACAAAAGGCCCAATAGGTTCTTCCCTTTGGCCCTCCATCACAAGCGGCTTCGTCATCATTTCAAAGGTGAGAGCATTATGCCTGGAGTTCGGTAGGAAGTCAAGCCCGTAGGATCTCATGACTGGCCTCGTATTGGCTCATCACACGGTTCAACAGTGTTGTCAAAGTATTTAAGGGACATCGTCACCCAGTCCAAGGAATTTGCAACTTCATCTCTTTCCCCTCAATCTATGCTCTCTCCTCGATAATGGATCATATGCTTTCTGTCAGCTCCTTCCCTTGGCTCTCAGTGGACGAATTCACTGGCTCCAATCAGTCAATGGGCTCTAAACAACAATCTCATCCACGCGAAGCAAACGAAAATCTCTGTGAGCTTTCTACCGAAGCTATCATGGCGGGCAGCTCCATCAACTTTGTGCCAGGCATGTCTGCGTCCATGACGTTAGGATATACTCTTGCCCGACTTGGGCTTCCTTTAGACATCCAAAGCATTATGCAGGGATTCTCCTTTGGGATAGCCGATGCCTTCTCCTACAACAATATGGGCAATCTTGACTGTTTTGCCAATGCAGTTCTAAACGGTAATGGGGTTGTATCTTCTCAAACAGGAGTGCAATCCTTCTCTGGTCAACTGTGGGGTATCTCAGGATCACCATATTCCGCAGAGGAACATCCCACTGGCTACGACAACGGCGAGGGCTTCTTCGGCTTTCTGGCCTCCAGACTGACAGAAGAACCTGCAGGTAATTTCCATTTTGGAGATACTTGCGAAACGGATCCTTCTAGTATCCTTCAAGAGCAATGCGAAGGAATCACTGCAGGATCACTTTCTCCTGTTAATTCCGGATCTCAAGACGACAACCTTCCTGAAATTCCAACAGAAACCCAATCTGAAGGCATTAGATACGACCAACCGGACGCCTTTAGTGATTTAGTGGAGGGTCTCAGCGGCGACGTGTATTCTCCAAGCTGTGGCACTGGAAGCCCGACGCTGCCACAAGACAGTATCAGCGTCGCTCAAGGGCCAGAATCTAATCAGGAGGCCGCCACCTGCCTCGCATCGTGTATCAACCTGGTTGGCTGTCATACTCAGTCCTCGGAACCTGAAGTGCCTGAAACCACCGAagagccatcttctccgaTGAGACCTTCTATCGATATTATCGATCTCACTCTCGACAGCGATAAGACGCCTGCTAATACAGCAACCCCCAACACCAATGGTGCTACTAGCTGCACTGCAGATGCGGTTGTTGCGGGTCTGCCATTGATGCCAAATGGTATAAACCGGAGGACAGAGTCAAGCCGCAGTAAAAGACGGAATCAGCAGAAGCGGAAAAGGCGTCATGAAGATGTGCCGTCCTTCCCCGAGATAGTGACTCTCCGGGTGATATCAGTGAAGGCTGAGAAAGAAAACGGAAATGGGGTTCATGGAGACCGTGGAGTTCATTCGACATAAGTCAAGGAAATGGAAAGCCAAGGAATCCAACGAAGAATGCATCCTCAAGCTTCAAGAAGTGGTATCCTTCGAGATGATGGTCCAGGGTGGGAGCTTTGGGCGCATCAACATTCACAAGAGCGAGGATGGTAACACATATAAAGGAACAGAGCTTCTTATGGAGTACATGGTAGTGCTTTCGAAAGATGAGGCAGAGAAGGTCTTAGATGACCCTGAGAAGTCTCTTGGCACTCGTTGTCACCTTCTACAGGAGCAGAATAGATCAAAAGCCCCGCGAGTAGCATAGACGTTGAGATCAAAAAATAtagaaaataataaggtCAATTAGGTTAGCTTAGCTTTCTGGGTTACAACACCTGTTTCGGAGATCTCTATACTGTCTCCAAGTTGTCAAATCTTTTGCGAAGGGCAGACTTTCTTCACCCCTGACAATTTGGGATCCCAAAATAGACCAAGCTCACTGCCGGTAGACACTGTTTGATAAGCAACGGAACGGCAGAATGCAGAAAATAGACTTGGTAAATGACTCATATGATATATGATTTCCGCTACTTGACTGAAGGCCATTACGCTATACGTGCTCGCTTGGTTTCATTAGCAGTTTCTGAATCTTCTCGTGGCCGTTTGTTATCCATATGAACTACCCCTGCCGGGCAACTTGGGTTGCGGCTCGAACCGCCTCCTCTGTCAGTTCCCGAATCTTCTCGTGGTCCCTCGTTGTCAGGAGGGACATCATTGTCTTCCCCTCCGGTGTGGCTTGCTTCGTCAATCGTATTTGGTGCTCCTTTAGCCTCTAGAACTTCGTGTGGTTGCTCGTTGTCAGGCTGGGTATCATCGTCTTCCCCTGGCATGCAGCTTGATTCGCGGCTTGTGTTCAGAATAGTTGGTGAGAGGCATATTTCCCATTCCTCAAGCTTTCGTACTAGAAACATTTTCCTTTCTCGCCGTGCAATCTGAGAATAACTTAATTGCTGAATGCCAAATCTTCTCCAAGGTCTCGCTCCTAGATTGAACAGGAGGTTGATTGTCTCCCATGCGCCTTGTTCGTCTTGTATCCCGAGTATGGCATATATGACTGGTGTTGCAGATGATCCATCTAAAATATCAGGATCTATATCACCTTCTCTAGTATAAGCACGTATATGCTCATGTAGCCCTCTCCAGGCGGCACCATGTAAGCCATTAGCAGAGAACGGCTGTAGTGGGTTTGCTTTCTTCTTTAAAAGTAAAGCAGATGTTTCTAAGTGTCCTGAACGGATGGCCAGGAATAAAGCAAGACTTAAGTCCCTCTGTTTGTCTTTGGAGTCAAACTGCACTAGGAAACGAACGACCTCGGTCATTCCTCTAGATGCAGCTAAACACAGCGGGGAGAGCGTTGCTATACAAGTATATTCCTCGGTATAATTCTGGTAGAGAGAGGCGCGAAGAGGATCATAAGATGTGGGGGAAATGCTTCCAAAGTGGACATAGGTAATGCTGCAGGCAGGGAAGCCAAAAGAAGTAGGGTTTAAGAGAGCCATTATGGATTGAGTTGTTATGGATGAAGAGTAATGATGAAATAAGATATTTGAAGCTGGATGAGCTACTTTGTGGAAGGCTTGGATGGTGGTAGGGAAGGAAGTCAGGAGGGGATTAGGAGGGGGGGGTGGTCCTTAAATACTGCACTAGGCCCAAGTAGTATGAGTAATCACTTGATGGGAGTGTGTATTATTGGGTTTTTG
This window of the Fusarium oxysporum f. sp. lycopersici 4287 supercont2.30 genomic scaffold, whole genome shotgun sequence genome carries:
- a CDS encoding uncharacterized protein (At least one base has a quality score < 10); protein product: MTTSATTARNGLHQCHASFLERFNARQAQSRAAKQKPTLSVEEHAAHRAQLGNVRFIKPRYSEQTEINVSGIFNKWRRYCVDMKVGEWKATLENLDRGTTQDFLLYICERYKITSWGSGHEYIRQFQQLYTTVNGQYMDRNDTKEVYKYYRSVLVPRFGHRPPNIDGKPVLNVDNLRVILTFNIAYDTTVFPGERHRINLAGCYQLLCYTGARPAELVDGERQKPKDGSIQELFGQNAVQLSSSASSEEQESPADEHSKVLNSLLCQETLGRGRPKALCYEDIQMMIVRHPATGRCIPAMAIKFVHHKGADNKPKPTIFYFTPTRKLLFCAVSTVLALALHDNAFDAPSLTDAAAIFRLQPPRFKHCIPLRWKKSILKTPIFRRYRGTELSAGETMLYSKLRDDIGQQSLDSGHERKWTPRFARRGAGNAANGDAPDSVRDQMMRQDPRFMTFQSAYLNEIANFDLQNAFLEEEKESQLFRLFAHVSLTRDPRATADMVPDEVWANLAPDPEIVELEEQRAQLKQGKYRIVGRDNEEEIRRLSNKIRTKRACREKQVVKEYREDYFYHRPTWDIEQQARGEEEEEYIEPTIDVHIPERNRLANILCHQPDSLTEGQILERRIEAIQLMVALCDKRETAKRRYIQQNIKAQSHIKIEHTEADIQPSLSVNRFPLLMQPGQCPDCIGDERLSLEERTFAYCRPTVRNDHFDDQHLLERERALQRGEKMVCTHPACRTQNQGQNLEFHDMDHFRAHVQTIHCVTLRSSCQVEQRRVRKLRRRKMVKE
- a CDS encoding uncharacterized protein (At least one base has a quality score < 10), producing the protein MGSKQQSHPREANENLCELSTEAIMAGSSINFVPGMSASMTLGYTLARLGLPLDIQSIMQGFSFGIADAFSYNNMGNLDCFANAVLNGNGVVSSQTGVQSFSGQLWGISGSPYSAEEHPTGYDNGEGFFGFLASRLTEEPAGNFHFGDTCETDPSSILQEQCEGITAGSLSPVNSGSQDDNLPEIPTETQSEGIRYDQPDAFSDLVEGLSGDVYSPSCGTGSPTLPQDSISVAQGPESNQEAATCLASCINLVGCHTQSSEPEVPETTEEPSSPMRPSIDIIDLTLDSDKTPANTATPNTNGATSCTADAVVAGLPLMPNGINRRTESSRSKRRNQQKRKRRHEDVPSFPEIKTEMGFMETVEFIRHKSRKWKAKESNEECILKLQEVVSFEMMVQGGSFGRINIHKSEDGNTYKGTELLMEYMVVLSKDEAEKVLDDPEKSLGTRCHLLQEQNRSKAPRVA